The following is a genomic window from Bactrocera tryoni isolate S06 chromosome 2, CSIRO_BtryS06_freeze2, whole genome shotgun sequence.
tattttctccataacacacatttacatatttattgtttacaatttttttgaaatatttaatgcctatgaaacaaaggtagtatttgagtttactacattgccatgtgtgtcatcaacgtagtaaacagaataccatGACCATGACCATACCTTcactatggtattgttactacatgtgtGTCTCAGGTAtcattgtggtatttgtataaacacagctaaaaaacaggtaacaaactttgctaaaagctttaacacaaaagctcttcgaaatattctgtcaaaatgacttaaaaaattaattattgaaatagaaaacaaaatatttttcacaatttttcttccGGAAAAGCAGACAATGTctcatttatgtatgtgagGATTCTAGAGAGACTTTAACCAAATCGCTTTTTTGCGATGAAAATAGATTAACTTTAcagtatttgaaataattatacttattttcTCCATTACACACATCTACGTATTTattgttcacattttttttttggaaatatttaatgcctatGAAACAAAGGTAGTCGGCCCTGTCGTAGAATCCGACTTGGAATTGGCTTTTGCCGGAAATGAAAACCGATATCGGTTTCATTTGGTGTCGCGAAATTCTATCGGAATAAGCTTTTTTCGAACATGAGCAAAACcgatattcgaatcagctgttccattgatgtgttaaattaaatttacgcttatttgtaaacaatagagcatttttaaattatttgaactgttttgtgaaaattcaaagaaaataactgaaatatattATGGCAGCTGCAATTGCCATATTACTTATGATGGAGGAGGAGCAGCAACACAGTTTAAAGCGGCGAATATTGCGAGATAAGAGCAACCCTCTCGAGCTGCCGGAGTCAACGTATACAAAACTTTACATCAATGGCTATGTGTTTATAACTCACTTATTTGCAGATTTATTGCTCAATATCGCTTAAACAAAGAAGCTTTTGTTATGGTATTGGACAAAATTCAGCCACGCTTACGTTCATCGACGATTCCCGCAGTACTTCAACTTGCTGCAACGCTTCGTTTTGTGGCCGAAGGCGCATATCAGCgatcagtgggaaatgatgcaAACATAAGTATGGCAAGAAGCACTATATCTGAAGTGCTAACACGAGTGATAAAAACATTAGAACCTTCTATATGTAATCAATGGATACAACTTGCAATGGGAGCCAGTGAAAAACAATACTCCAAAgactatttttataacaaatatagaATTCCTGGCATCATTGGCTGCATCGATGgaacacatattaaagttataaagCCTTCCACTGATGAACACCTCTACTTTAATAGAAAAGGATTCTTCAGTATGAACGCTATGATTGTAAGAAATAGAACAAGTTTATGCACCAAGTTACtattaaatgtatatgtgtttacttTCAAAGGTTTGCGACAGTAATATGACGATTCGTGCAGTAGATGCAAGGTATCCTGGATCCAGTCATGATGCGTTTGTTTGAAGCATAAGCACCGTTCGACAGCACTTTCTTAGGGAGTACGAAATTGGCGATCGAACTTCCAGGTTACTAGGAGACAGTGGATATGGTATTGAACCGTTCTTGTTAACTTCATACAGAGATCCTGAGTACGGCTCATCGCAAAATACTTTTAACAGGGCTCATT
Proteins encoded in this region:
- the LOC120768149 gene encoding putative nuclease HARBI1, with amino-acid sequence MAAAIAILLMMEEEQQHSLKRRILRDKSNPLELPESTFIAQYRLNKEAFVMVLDKIQPRLRSSTIPAVLQLAATLRFVAEGAYQRSVGNDANISMARSTISEVLTRVIKTLEPSICNQWIQLAMGASEKQYSKDYFYNKYRIPGIIGCIDGTHIKVIKPSTDEHLYFNRKGFFSMNAMIVCDSNMTIRAVDARYPGSSHDAFV